The Alkalinema sp. FACHB-956 sequence ATTCAAGGGCATTGGGCCCAGGCGTTTATTCAAGCGCTGGTCAGCCGGGGGTTTCTCAGCGGCTTTCCTGACGGGACCTTTAAACCTGAAGCACAACTGACCCGTGCCCAGTATGCAGCGGTACTAGCGAAAACCTTTGATTTGCCAGCGAAACGCAACGCCACAAAATTCTCCGATGTGCCAGCAAATTTCTGGGCAGCGGAAGCGATTGCCAAGGCAGATCGTATGGGCTTTATTGCCGGATTCCCCGATGGCACGTTTCGACCGGGGTTGAACCTGACGCGGGTACAGGCGATCGTGGCACTGATCAACGGATTAGGGCTGACCGGGGGCCAAATTACGGCCTTGGGGGTTTACAACGATCGGGCTCAAATTCCCAGCTATGGCGTCAATGCAGTCACCACGGCCACCATTCGCCGGATGGTCGTCAACTATCCCGATGTCAAACAACTCAACCCCAACCGCGATATCACCCGCGCGGAAGTCTCTGCGCTGTTGTATCAAGCGTTAGTCTCGATTAACCGAGCTGAAGCGATTTCTTCGCAATACATTGTCAATCCAGATGCCACAACGATTCAATTTACCGATTTGAAGAATCACTGGTCTGAGAATTTTGTGTTGACGATGGCGCTACAGGACTATATGCGGGGCTTTGCCGATGGAACATTTAAGCCGGATGTTTCCATTACGCGGGCACAATTGGCGGCAGTGATTGCAAAAGCGTTCAATCCATCGCCCAAACGAAATGCCGTGAATTTTAGTGACGTGCCGAGCGACTACTGGGCCAAACCCGCGATCGATCAAGCCTATCGTGGCGGGTTCCTGAATGCGGCAGCAGATGGCACCTTCAAGCCCAACCAAAACGTGACTCGCTTGCAACTCATCCAAGCCTTGGTCAGTGGATTGGGGCTGTCTGGTGGCAATTTGGCAGTGCTGAACAATCTGAGCGATCGGGCGGCAATTCCAGCAGAAGTGCAGACGATCGTTGCAACGGCTATCCAGCAACGCCTGGTTGTCAGCTACCCCGACACCAAAAAGCTCAATCCCAATCAGGATGCAACCCGTGGGGAACTGGCGGCCATGGTCTTGCAAGCGTTAGCCAAGGCAGGACGGGCTGTTGCGGTCAATTCGCCATACATCATGGCCTAGGGATTGGGAAGAGGAGAGCCGGATTGCCCAGGCCCTCTGCCCAGCTGGTAGAGGGCCGTAGGGCGAGGGCACAATGCTGGGATCTGAGTAGAATTCTGGGATCTGACAGGTCATTGGAAGCCTGTTGGCCTTGCGGGGCCAACCCTTCCCCTCGGTAGCACTTGATGGGAAAATAGAGTTTGGCCGAATACATTTTTTAAGAAGCGCAGGACTTATGGCAGAGATTCAATTTTCCCGAGGTGTGACTGAGACGGTGATTCCCGATGTTCGCCTGACCCGCAGTCGGGATGGATCGAAGGGAACGGCCAGCTTCTACTTCGAGAAGCCTGATGCGCTAATGAGCACCAGTATGGATTCCATCACAGGGATGTATCTACTGGACGAAGAAGGCGAAATTTGCTCCCGAGATGTCAAAGCTAAATTTATCAACGGCCAACCCGAAGCGCTAGAAGTGCTGTATATCATGCGGTCTCCTGAAGAATGGGATCGGTTTATCCGGTTTATGGAGCGCTATGGTGAGCAGAACGGTCTGGTACAGCAGCGATCGAGCGATAACGAAGAAGCTTAAGAGACTCAACTTGGGGACGCTCGTTTCTCTGAGATACTAACTTTCTTTGAGACGCTAACTTTTTGAGACGCTAACTTAAGGTGCAGAGGGGTGGGGCGCAAATTTGCGCCCTTCCTGCTGTTATCCCATGGTGGGAAAAGAAATCCCACGGTTGGAAAAGAAGATATGTCCCTAGCCGATCGCAGGTTCGATCAAAGTCAGCAAATTTAGCGAGGAATGCCACTGTGTCTGTTCGTGTTCGGGTACCAGCAACAACGGCTAATATTGGCCCTGGGTTTGACTGTTTGGGGGCTGCACTAACGCTTTACAACGAATTTATTTTCTCTCCCCATCCCACCGGACAGACCTTGGAAATTACGGTAACGGGGGTGAATGCCGATCGGGTCGGAACCGATGGGGACAACATGGTGTACCAGGCGTTTCTCAAGGTGTTTGAACAGCTAGGCCAGCCCGTTCCACCGCTACGGTTGGAGATTGCCATGAATGTTCCCCTAGCACGGGGTTTGGGCAGTTCTGCCACGGCGATCGTGGGCGGGTTAGTGGGTGCTAACGAGCTGGCTGGTAAACCGCTGTCTTCTGCGGAATTAGCCGCGATCGCGACGGACATTGAGGGCCACCCCGATAATGTCGTCCCAGCGCTGTTGGGGGGCTGTCGGTTGGCGGCTTCTGGCGTGG is a genomic window containing:
- a CDS encoding S-layer homology domain-containing protein, which encodes MVQSFSATLYVNPATGNDSNPGSQAAPFKTITAALRQAKSGTGIQLAPGTYNTASGEVFPLVVPTGVGILGDEASKGNGIVVNGGGKYLSPTFAGQNVTFKLDSKAQLRGITVINGESRGTGAWVESTDPIITNCTFTNCKREGIFTTGSAKAIVTDCVFVQNAANGISIVRESKGEFRRNVCQNTGFGIAVGDSAAPLLVENKAFENRSGVVISRAARPVLRNNTIERNTESGLVALETAFPDLGSSQEPGGNLMRDNGEVDLQNATNPPVTFISVGNQLNPAKVQGPIDLQANVVPPSVTPPVTPPVTPPVTPPVTPPTNNPPTNNPPTNNPPTNNPPTNNPIVDPPLVEPPVTPPVTPPVTPPTGLSDIQGHWAQAFIQALVSRGFLSGFPDGTFKPEAQLTRAQYAAVLAKTFDLPAKRNATKFSDVPANFWAAEAIAKADRMGFIAGFPDGTFRPGLNLTRVQAIVALINGLGLTGGQITALGVYNDRAQIPSYGVNAVTTATIRRMVVNYPDVKQLNPNRDITRAEVSALLYQALVSINRAEAISSQYIVNPDATTIQFTDLKNHWSENFVLTMALQDYMRGFADGTFKPDVSITRAQLAAVIAKAFNPSPKRNAVNFSDVPSDYWAKPAIDQAYRGGFLNAAADGTFKPNQNVTRLQLIQALVSGLGLSGGNLAVLNNLSDRAAIPAEVQTIVATAIQQRLVVSYPDTKKLNPNQDATRGELAAMVLQALAKAGRAVAVNSPYIMA
- the psb28 gene encoding photosystem II reaction center protein Psb28 codes for the protein MAEIQFSRGVTETVIPDVRLTRSRDGSKGTASFYFEKPDALMSTSMDSITGMYLLDEEGEICSRDVKAKFINGQPEALEVLYIMRSPEEWDRFIRFMERYGEQNGLVQQRSSDNEEA